From one Bacteroides intestinalis DSM 17393 genomic stretch:
- a CDS encoding antirestriction protein ArdA: MEAVTLSEARVYVGTYNKYNSGSLFGKWLDLSDYSDKDEFLEACRELHKDDQDPEFMFQDYENIPEAFISESWLFEKFFEVRDAIEKLSETQQEAFFVWCDHHSHDISEEDVEYLISSFEDDYQGEYKDEEDYAYEIVEQCYELPEFAKTYFDYSAFARDLFMTDYWMEDGFVFRCA, from the coding sequence ATGGAAGCAGTAACATTATCAGAAGCAAGAGTTTATGTAGGTACTTACAACAAGTATAATAGCGGTTCACTTTTCGGCAAATGGTTAGACCTGTCCGACTATTCAGATAAGGACGAGTTTTTGGAAGCGTGCCGGGAACTGCACAAGGACGACCAAGACCCGGAATTTATGTTTCAGGATTACGAGAATATCCCGGAAGCGTTCATTTCTGAAAGCTGGTTATTTGAAAAGTTCTTTGAAGTGCGGGACGCTATCGAGAAATTAAGCGAAACCCAGCAGGAAGCGTTTTTCGTATGGTGCGACCATCATAGCCACGATATAAGCGAAGAAGATGTAGAATACCTTATTTCCTCTTTTGAAGATGATTATCAGGGAGAATATAAGGACGAGGAAGATTACGCCTATGAAATCGTAGAGCAATGTTACGAACTGCCGGAGTTCGCAAAGACCTACTTTGATTATTCGGCTTTTGCCCGTGACCTGTTTATGACTGATTACTGGATGGAAGACGGTTTTGTTTTCCGTTGCGCCTGA
- a CDS encoding JAB domain-containing protein has product MKTIEFTMPEITISYKDNVKASERIKIFSSETSYSYLKPFYVECMEHHEESHVMFLNRANKALGVSLISKGGMAETVMDVKIILQTALKVHASGIILSHNHPSGNLRPSEPDKQITSKIKEACKVLDLHLLDHIILTEESYYSFADEGLL; this is encoded by the coding sequence ATGAAAACAATCGAATTTACCATGCCGGAAATCACTATCTCTTATAAGGACAATGTAAAAGCATCCGAAAGAATAAAAATCTTCTCTTCTGAAACGTCCTACTCTTACCTGAAACCGTTCTATGTAGAATGTATGGAACACCACGAAGAAAGCCATGTAATGTTTCTCAATCGGGCTAACAAGGCTTTAGGTGTTTCCCTTATCTCTAAAGGCGGCATGGCTGAAACAGTAATGGACGTGAAAATCATCCTGCAAACAGCCTTAAAAGTCCATGCTTCGGGGATTATCCTCTCACATAACCACCCATCAGGCAACCTGCGTCCGAGTGAACCGGACAAACAAATCACCTCAAAAATAAAAGAAGCCTGCAAGGTATTGGATTTACACCTGTTAGACCATATCATCCTGACAGAAGAAAGCTATTACAGTTTTGCAGATGAGGGGCTTTTATAA
- a CDS encoding ORF6N domain-containing protein, translating to MDLQIIQSKIYEIRGCRVMLDSDLAALYQVETKALKQAVKRNIERFPEDFMFELTKEEVECLRSQIVTLKNNPDETEEETSSKRGKHTKYLPYVFTQEGVAALSGVLRSPIAIQVNISIMRAFVALRQMITGYQELLKRIEELEESTDAQFSEVYQALTQLLSKPEPKPRKPIGYRTYDE from the coding sequence ATGGACTTACAAATCATCCAAAGCAAGATTTATGAAATCAGAGGTTGCCGGGTTATGCTCGATAGTGACCTTGCGGCACTTTATCAGGTGGAAACAAAAGCGTTGAAACAGGCTGTGAAACGTAATATAGAACGTTTCCCGGAAGATTTTATGTTTGAACTGACAAAGGAAGAAGTCGAATGTTTAAGGTCACAAATTGTGACCTTAAAGAATAATCCCGATGAAACGGAAGAAGAAACCAGTTCAAAACGCGGTAAGCATACTAAATATTTACCCTATGTTTTCACGCAAGAGGGAGTAGCCGCCCTGTCCGGTGTACTGCGCAGCCCTATTGCCATACAGGTGAATATTTCTATCATGCGGGCATTTGTAGCCTTGCGTCAAATGATTACAGGTTATCAGGAGTTACTAAAGCGCATTGAAGAACTGGAAGAAAGTACGGATGCACAATTCAGCGAGGTTTATCAAGCACTTACCCAGCTACTAAGCAAGCCTGAACCGAAGCCACGCAAACCGATAGGATATAGAACCTATGACGAATAA
- a CDS encoding site-specific integrase has translation MKSTFNVLFFVKKDKQKINGSYPIFVRITVDGVASRFNSKVDVQPKIWDGKAGKAAGRSAEATRINRLLDDINASLNTIYHELQRRDNYVTAEKVKNEFLGHSENHDTILNLFQKHNDDVKQLVGISKTIATYRKYEVTRRHLAEFIQSKYNLSDISIKEITPMFITDFELYLRTTCKCGFNTTAKFMQFFKRIILIARNNGILIGDPFANYKMRLEKVDRGYLTEDEIKIILKKKMVSERLEQVRDVFIFSCFSGLAYVDVANLREDNIRKSFDGNLWIITKRQKTNIDVNVPLLDIPKMILEKYKGKLPNGKVLPIISNQKLNAYLKEIADVCGIKKNLTFHLARHTFATTTTLAKGVPIETVSKMLGHTNIETTQIYARITNNKISNDMQGLDKKFVGIEKIYKEASIK, from the coding sequence ATGAAAAGTACATTCAACGTTCTTTTCTTTGTAAAAAAGGACAAGCAAAAAATCAATGGCAGTTACCCTATTTTCGTCCGCATCACAGTGGATGGTGTGGCAAGCCGTTTTAATTCCAAAGTGGATGTTCAACCCAAAATTTGGGATGGCAAGGCAGGCAAAGCCGCCGGACGTTCTGCGGAAGCTACCCGCATCAACCGATTGCTGGATGATATAAACGCATCCCTTAATACCATCTACCACGAACTACAACGGCGTGACAATTATGTTACCGCCGAAAAGGTGAAGAATGAGTTTTTAGGTCATAGCGAGAACCACGACACCATCCTTAACCTTTTCCAAAAGCACAATGATGATGTGAAACAGTTGGTCGGCATATCCAAAACGATTGCCACTTATCGTAAATATGAAGTGACCCGCCGCCATCTTGCAGAGTTCATCCAAAGCAAATATAACCTGTCGGATATTTCTATAAAGGAAATAACTCCGATGTTCATTACCGACTTTGAGTTATATTTGCGTACCACCTGCAAATGTGGCTTTAATACGACCGCCAAGTTTATGCAGTTCTTCAAACGCATTATCCTGATAGCCCGTAATAATGGCATCCTGATAGGTGACCCGTTCGCCAATTATAAAATGCGTTTGGAAAAAGTAGATAGGGGATATTTAACAGAGGATGAAATAAAAATCATCCTCAAAAAGAAAATGGTTTCCGAACGGTTGGAACAGGTGCGTGATGTTTTTATCTTTTCCTGTTTCAGTGGTTTGGCTTATGTGGATGTAGCAAACTTAAGAGAAGATAATATCCGCAAATCCTTTGACGGTAATTTGTGGATAATTACCAAACGTCAGAAAACGAATATAGACGTGAATGTCCCCTTGCTGGACATTCCTAAAATGATACTGGAAAAGTACAAAGGTAAATTGCCGAACGGTAAGGTACTTCCTATTATCAGCAATCAAAAACTTAATGCGTATTTGAAAGAAATAGCGGATGTATGCGGAATTAAAAAGAACTTGACATTTCACCTTGCGAGGCATACTTTTGCCACGACAACCACGCTTGCAAAGGGTGTTCCTATTGAAACCGTTAGTAAGATGTTGGGACACACCAATATAGAAACGACACAGATATACGCCCGCATTACCAATAATAAAATCAGTAACGATATGCAGGGGCTTGACAAGAAGTTTGTCGGCATTGAAAAAATCTATAAAGAAGCATCTATAAAATAG
- a CDS encoding endonuclease MutS2 yields the protein MIYPQNFEPKIGFDQIRQLLSEKCLSTLGAERVADMTFSDHFEEVEERLNLVTEFVRIIQEEDNFPAQYFFDVRPSLKRIRIEGMYLDEQELFDLRRSLETIRDIVRFLEKDDIEGEDSPYPCLRNLAKDILAFPQLIQKINNILSPYGKIKDNASSELARIRRELANTMNSISRSLNSILRNAQSEGVVDKDVTPTMRDGRLVIPVAPGLKRKIKGIVHDESASGKTVFIEPAEVVEANNRIRELEGDERREIIRILVEFSNLLRPSIPDVLQSYEFLAEIDFIRAKSLFSLQISGIKPALENTQLLDWTMAVHPLLQLSLAKHGKKVVPLDIELTEKQRILIISGPNAGGKSVCLKTVGLLQYMLQCGMLVPMHERSHAGIFSSIFIDIGDEQSIEDDLSTYSSHLTNMKIMMKNCNERSLILIDEFGGGTEPQIGGAIAEAVLKRFNQKLTFGVITTHYQNLKHFAEDHEGVVNGAMLYDRHLMQALFQLQIGNPGSSFAVEIARKIGLPEDVIADASEIVGSEYINADKYLQDIVRDKRYWEGKRQTIRQREKHMEDTISRYQAEMEDLQKSRKEIIRKAKEEAEQLVQEANARIENTIRTIKEAQAEKEKTRQARQELTKFRESMEALASKEQEEKIALKMQKLQEKQNRKKEKKNKDTNNTLSAQELAAQKAKQEAERLASIAPGAMVKIKGQSSVGEVLEVNGKNAIIAFGSIKTTVKLERLERTNSAPQKVDNSTKSTFVSNQTQDSMYEKKLNFKQDIDVRGMRGDEALQAVTYFIDDAILVGMSRVRILHGTGTGILRTLIRQYLQTVPGIKHFADEHVQFGGAGITVVDL from the coding sequence ATGATATATCCACAGAACTTTGAACCTAAAATAGGTTTCGACCAAATACGCCAGTTGTTGAGCGAAAAATGCCTCAGCACATTAGGCGCCGAACGCGTAGCCGATATGACGTTCTCCGACCATTTTGAAGAAGTGGAGGAACGCCTGAACCTCGTTACAGAGTTCGTACGCATCATACAGGAGGAAGATAACTTCCCCGCACAATATTTTTTCGACGTCCGTCCGTCACTGAAACGAATACGCATAGAAGGAATGTACCTGGATGAGCAGGAACTTTTCGACTTGCGCCGTTCGTTGGAAACGATACGGGACATCGTGCGTTTTTTAGAAAAGGATGACATAGAAGGAGAAGACTCCCCCTACCCTTGTCTCCGGAACCTCGCCAAGGATATATTGGCATTTCCGCAGCTGATTCAGAAGATAAACAATATACTTTCACCTTATGGAAAGATAAAAGATAATGCTTCTTCCGAACTGGCACGTATTCGTCGTGAACTGGCGAACACCATGAACAGCATATCCCGTTCTCTGAACAGCATCTTACGCAATGCCCAGTCTGAAGGTGTAGTAGATAAAGACGTTACCCCGACCATGCGCGATGGCCGTCTGGTAATTCCGGTTGCTCCGGGATTAAAACGAAAGATTAAAGGTATCGTACATGACGAATCAGCAAGCGGAAAAACCGTATTTATAGAACCTGCCGAAGTAGTAGAGGCCAATAACCGTATCCGCGAACTGGAAGGAGATGAGCGTAGGGAAATTATCCGTATCCTGGTAGAATTCTCTAACCTGTTGCGCCCTTCCATTCCCGATGTATTGCAATCATATGAATTCCTTGCAGAGATAGACTTTATCCGTGCCAAGAGCTTGTTTTCCCTACAAATATCAGGTATAAAACCTGCATTGGAAAATACGCAGTTACTGGATTGGACTATGGCTGTACACCCATTGCTGCAACTTTCCCTTGCCAAACACGGAAAGAAAGTAGTTCCGCTCGATATTGAATTGACTGAAAAGCAGCGTATCCTTATTATATCCGGTCCCAATGCGGGTGGTAAGTCTGTTTGCCTCAAGACAGTGGGATTGTTGCAATATATGTTGCAATGTGGTATGCTCGTTCCTATGCACGAACGTAGCCATGCCGGTATCTTCAGCAGTATATTCATCGATATAGGCGACGAACAGTCCATTGAAGATGATCTGAGTACTTACTCTTCACATCTCACCAACATGAAGATAATGATGAAGAATTGCAATGAACGCAGTCTCATCCTTATAGATGAATTTGGTGGTGGAACCGAGCCACAAATCGGTGGCGCCATCGCCGAAGCCGTACTGAAACGTTTCAACCAAAAGCTGACGTTCGGTGTTATTACTACTCACTACCAAAATCTGAAGCACTTTGCCGAAGACCATGAAGGAGTAGTGAATGGAGCCATGTTGTACGACCGCCACCTGATGCAGGCACTTTTCCAACTTCAGATAGGTAATCCCGGAAGTTCATTTGCCGTAGAGATAGCCCGAAAGATCGGTCTTCCGGAAGATGTGATTGCAGATGCATCCGAAATTGTGGGTAGCGAATATATTAATGCCGATAAGTATCTGCAAGATATTGTACGCGATAAACGATACTGGGAAGGCAAACGTCAGACTATCCGCCAGCGTGAAAAACACATGGAAGATACCATCTCCCGCTATCAGGCAGAAATGGAAGACCTGCAGAAATCTCGCAAAGAGATTATCCGTAAAGCTAAAGAAGAAGCAGAACAGCTGGTACAGGAAGCCAATGCACGGATTGAAAACACCATCCGCACCATTAAGGAAGCACAGGCTGAAAAAGAGAAAACCCGCCAGGCACGTCAGGAACTGACCAAGTTCCGTGAATCGATGGAAGCTCTTGCCTCTAAAGAACAAGAGGAGAAGATAGCACTCAAAATGCAAAAATTGCAGGAAAAGCAGAACCGGAAAAAAGAAAAGAAGAATAAAGATACAAACAACACTCTTTCAGCTCAGGAGCTGGCTGCCCAAAAAGCCAAACAGGAAGCTGAACGCCTAGCAAGCATTGCCCCGGGAGCTATGGTAAAGATAAAAGGTCAAAGCTCGGTGGGCGAAGTATTGGAAGTAAATGGCAAAAATGCCATTATTGCTTTTGGCAGTATCAAAACCACTGTTAAGCTGGAACGATTGGAGCGCACTAATTCCGCCCCACAAAAGGTGGACAACTCTACTAAGAGTACCTTTGTCAGCAATCAAACCCAAGACAGCATGTACGAAAAGAAATTGAACTTCAAGCAAGACATTGATGTACGCGGCATGCGTGGTGACGAAGCTCTACAGGCAGTAACCTACTTTATTGATGATGCCATCCTTGTAGGTATGTCACGTGTACGTATCCTTCACGGAACAGGTACAGGTATCTTGCGTACCCTTATCCGGCAATACCTGCAAACAGTTCCCGGCATCAAGCATTTTGCCGACGAACATGTACAGTTTGGTGGTGCAGGAATCACAGTCGTTGACCTATAA
- a CDS encoding L-serine ammonia-lyase, whose translation MKSIKELYRIGTGPSSSHTMGPRKAAEIFLEKHPEASSFKVTLYGSLAATGKGHMTNIAITDTLQPAAPVEIIWEPKIFLPFHPNGMKFVSLDASGKETDAWTVFSVGGGALAEENDGASSVNTPDIYDMNHMMEILQWCEKTGRSYWEYVKECEEEDIWDYLQEVWKTMQAAVRRGLEQEGVLPGPLNLRRKASTYYIRASGYKQSLQSRGLVFSYALAVSEENASGGTIVTAPTCGSCGVMPAVLYHLAKSRDFSDTRILRALATAGLVGNIVKTNASISGAEVGCQGEVGVACAMASAAANQLFGGSPAQIEYAAEMGLEHHLGMTCDPVCGLVQIPCIERNAYAAARALDANLYSSFTDGMHRVSFDKVVEVMKETGNDLPSLYKETSEGGLAKDYRPMGE comes from the coding sequence ATGAAATCAATCAAAGAACTCTACCGTATCGGTACAGGGCCATCAAGCAGCCATACAATGGGGCCCCGCAAAGCTGCTGAGATCTTTCTGGAAAAACATCCGGAAGCTTCCTCATTTAAAGTGACCTTATACGGTAGCCTTGCTGCCACAGGAAAGGGACACATGACTAACATAGCCATTACCGATACCCTGCAGCCAGCCGCTCCGGTAGAAATTATTTGGGAACCCAAAATATTTCTACCTTTCCATCCCAATGGCATGAAATTCGTTTCATTGGATGCTTCGGGAAAAGAGACTGATGCATGGACAGTATTCAGTGTAGGCGGTGGTGCGCTGGCTGAAGAAAATGATGGTGCATCATCTGTCAACACCCCGGATATCTATGATATGAATCACATGATGGAGATTCTACAATGGTGCGAAAAGACCGGAAGAAGTTACTGGGAATACGTCAAGGAGTGTGAGGAAGAAGATATATGGGATTACCTGCAAGAAGTCTGGAAAACCATGCAAGCAGCCGTTCGCCGCGGATTGGAGCAAGAAGGTGTACTGCCCGGTCCATTGAACTTACGCCGCAAAGCCTCTACTTATTATATACGTGCCAGCGGATACAAGCAGTCTTTGCAATCTCGCGGATTGGTATTTTCCTATGCCCTTGCCGTAAGTGAAGAGAACGCCTCAGGAGGAACAATAGTTACCGCCCCTACTTGTGGTTCTTGCGGTGTGATGCCGGCAGTATTATATCATCTTGCTAAAAGCCGTGATTTCAGTGATACCCGAATCCTTCGTGCGCTTGCCACAGCCGGTCTTGTAGGAAATATCGTAAAGACCAATGCATCCATTTCAGGAGCAGAAGTAGGATGTCAGGGAGAAGTAGGCGTAGCCTGTGCAATGGCCTCAGCTGCTGCCAACCAATTATTTGGTGGTAGTCCTGCACAAATAGAGTATGCAGCCGAAATGGGTCTGGAACATCACCTCGGCATGACTTGCGACCCGGTATGCGGATTAGTTCAAATTCCTTGCATTGAACGCAATGCATATGCTGCCGCCCGCGCACTGGACGCCAACCTTTATTCTTCTTTTACTGATGGCATGCATCGTGTATCCTTCGACAAAGTTGTAGAAGTAATGAAAGAGACCGGAAACGATTTGCCATCACTCTACAAAGAAACCAGTGAAGGCGGATTGGCCAAGGATTATCGGCCAATGGGAGAATGA
- a CDS encoding IS1182 family transposase, whose translation MAKLHFRPYIPNQTVLFPQRIDENIASNDPVRIVNTVVDTLDLEGFNKLYKETGRCPYHPKMMLKVIIYAYMNNIYSCRKIEKLLLRDIHYIWLAGNEHPDFITINRFRNRVKEEINNVFTQLVLVLADKGFISLEVEYIDGTKIESKANKYTFVWRKSVEKHRTKLLDKIRILLEQVDEAIAQENSVKDTPAQFTPAMLSDIVDELKEVLEHQPATKDKEQKKALREKKKQLKELEGYRDKLMEYDNHLDTLGERNSYSKTDPDATFMRMKEDAMKNGQTKPGYNLQIGTEKQFLIDFRLFPNPTDTLTLIPFFHSFQHRYNRLPAVGVADSGYGSEENYRFMQENGIEAFVKYNFFHKEQRPRYTPNPFHAESLHYNTEEDYYVCPMGQRMNRIGTRRDKTASGYITESARYKAQNCEGCPLRGSCFKAQGNRIIEVNHRLNQYKRQAREILLSEEGIKHRGRRCIEPEAVFGQMKYNMAYRRFRHKGEDKVTMDFAFFAIAFNIKKMCAKLLKAGKGGTARIICILIRTIMTQYTRNIAAYYQISEKRVA comes from the coding sequence ATGGCAAAGTTACATTTTCGTCCTTACATTCCCAACCAAACCGTTCTTTTTCCTCAAAGAATTGATGAAAACATTGCGTCGAACGACCCGGTTCGCATAGTTAACACAGTTGTTGATACTCTCGATCTTGAAGGTTTCAATAAACTTTATAAAGAAACCGGCCGCTGTCCTTATCATCCTAAAATGATGCTTAAGGTAATTATCTACGCCTACATGAATAATATCTATTCGTGCCGTAAAATAGAGAAGCTTCTCTTGCGTGACATTCATTATATCTGGCTTGCCGGTAATGAGCATCCGGATTTTATCACCATCAATCGTTTTCGTAACCGTGTAAAGGAGGAGATAAATAATGTATTCACCCAGTTAGTTCTTGTCCTTGCCGACAAAGGTTTCATCAGTCTTGAGGTGGAGTATATCGACGGCACTAAGATTGAATCCAAAGCCAACAAATATACTTTTGTCTGGCGCAAGAGTGTTGAAAAGCACCGCACGAAGTTGCTGGACAAGATTCGTATCCTTCTGGAACAGGTGGACGAAGCCATTGCACAAGAAAACTCCGTAAAAGACACACCCGCCCAATTCACTCCCGCCATGCTCTCTGACATAGTGGATGAACTTAAAGAAGTCCTAGAACACCAGCCTGCGACAAAGGATAAGGAACAAAAGAAAGCCCTGCGCGAAAAGAAGAAACAGCTCAAGGAACTTGAAGGGTATCGTGACAAGCTGATGGAATACGACAATCATCTTGACACTCTTGGAGAACGTAATTCCTATTCCAAGACTGATCCTGATGCCACATTCATGCGTATGAAAGAAGACGCCATGAAGAACGGGCAGACCAAGCCCGGATATAATTTGCAAATAGGTACTGAAAAACAATTTCTCATAGACTTCCGACTGTTTCCCAACCCTACCGATACACTGACGCTCATTCCTTTCTTCCACTCCTTCCAACATCGCTATAACCGCTTACCCGCTGTCGGGGTGGCAGACTCCGGTTACGGCTCAGAAGAAAATTACCGGTTCATGCAGGAGAACGGGATAGAAGCCTTTGTCAAGTATAACTTCTTCCATAAAGAACAGCGTCCCCGTTATACTCCCAATCCGTTCCATGCGGAAAGTCTCCATTACAATACAGAAGAGGATTATTACGTTTGCCCTATGGGGCAGCGCATGAACCGTATAGGGACCAGACGTGACAAAACTGCAAGCGGATACATCACCGAAAGTGCACGTTATAAAGCACAAAATTGCGAGGGTTGTCCTTTGCGTGGCAGTTGCTTTAAAGCCCAGGGAAATCGTATTATAGAAGTCAATCACCGGTTAAACCAATACAAACGGCAGGCACGGGAAATATTGCTCTCAGAGGAAGGTATCAAGCATAGAGGCAGGAGGTGTATAGAACCGGAAGCTGTGTTTGGACAAATGAAATACAACATGGCATACCGCCGGTTCAGACATAAAGGAGAAGACAAGGTTACGATGGACTTTGCTTTCTTTGCTATAGCTTTTAATATCAAAAAAATGTGCGCTAAACTACTAAAAGCAGGAAAGGGAGGGACTGCACGCATTATATGTATTCTTATCAGAACAATTATGACGCAATATACGAGGAATATAGCCGCGTATTACCAAATTAGTGAAAAAAGAGTCGCATAG
- a CDS encoding PepSY-like domain-containing protein has protein sequence MKTRFLMLAMMMCMTAVTFSACSDDDDDDKSINVPESVVQALKQKYPSATGIEWEQKGTYFVADCWLDGKESNIWFDPNANWLMTESEIFWNDLPEAVQTAFGSGEYANWVQDDYYFLLYPLQPMQYVIEVKQGNQKYQLFYSEDGGLMNTVNVTGKDDTIYPPKV, from the coding sequence ATGAAGACAAGATTTTTAATGTTAGCGATGATGATGTGTATGACTGCTGTTACGTTTAGTGCATGCAGTGACGACGATGATGATGATAAAAGCATTAATGTTCCTGAGTCTGTGGTACAAGCCCTGAAACAGAAGTATCCGAGTGCGACAGGAATAGAATGGGAACAAAAAGGAACTTATTTTGTGGCTGATTGCTGGTTGGATGGAAAAGAATCAAATATATGGTTTGATCCCAATGCCAATTGGCTGATGACGGAATCGGAAATATTCTGGAATGATCTTCCTGAAGCTGTACAGACTGCATTTGGTAGCGGAGAGTATGCAAACTGGGTACAAGATGATTATTATTTCCTGCTGTATCCATTGCAGCCCATGCAATATGTGATTGAGGTAAAACAAGGAAATCAGAAGTATCAGTTATTCTACTCGGAAGATGGAGGACTGATGAATACGGTGAATGTGACAGGGAAGGATGATACGATTTATCCACCGAAAGTGTGA
- a CDS encoding PepSY-like domain-containing protein — MKKILSILVLAIVAVQFAFAGDVITKDAKELPLNARNFINQYFSKPQISYIKIDSEFLSKKYEVTLTDRTEIDFDKKGNWTEVDCKKGAVPAALIPVSIKDYVKKNFPNEIITKIERKGTGIEVELANDFSLKFNKKGQFVSMDD, encoded by the coding sequence ATGAAAAAGATTTTATCTATTCTCGTATTGGCTATCGTGGCCGTTCAGTTCGCTTTTGCAGGTGATGTGATTACCAAAGACGCAAAGGAGCTCCCTTTGAATGCGCGTAACTTTATCAATCAGTATTTCAGTAAACCGCAGATCTCATACATCAAGATAGATAGTGAATTCTTATCTAAGAAGTATGAAGTGACTTTGACTGACCGTACAGAGATTGATTTCGACAAGAAAGGTAACTGGACGGAAGTAGATTGCAAGAAAGGTGCTGTACCTGCCGCCCTTATCCCTGTTTCTATCAAGGATTACGTGAAAAAGAATTTCCCAAATGAAATTATCACCAAGATAGAACGTAAAGGTACAGGTATAGAAGTAGAACTTGCCAATGATTTCTCATTGAAATTTAATAAAAAAGGACAATTCGTCAGTATGGATGATTAA
- a CDS encoding sensor histidine kinase, translating to MKLLHYTYRKLSLLLLLLMAAWGVLFYYAIIDEVMDETDDTLENYSEILINNALMDPSVLETEGTLMSFYKFRPISEEEAEDYDEKYYDSTVYIESEDEDEPVRVLKTVFRMPDGQYYELELMISILERDDMVEAILWYLGALFLLFLICTSIGTRLILQSVFRPLQRLLDWLQQIQPGKELPVLDNPTKIREFQQLGEAAVDMGNRSYKAYEEQKQFIENASHELQTPLAIVRGKVELLAENESMTEQQLKELDEIYATLGRAVRLNKSLLLLSRIENGQYTETEDVSVDEVLDELLPDLMDIYEGKKIHLVRIKGEEPFVIRCNLSLTQILVSNLVKNSLVHNHAGGELYIETTPSSLIIKNSGEHPLDGEKLFRRFYRSIDGKKDSTGLGLAIARSIAISASLSLTYKWQEGMHLFLLVKESEKKS from the coding sequence ATGAAACTTCTCCATTATACCTACCGAAAGCTCTCGTTACTGCTACTTCTGCTGATGGCTGCATGGGGTGTGTTGTTTTATTATGCCATTATTGATGAAGTGATGGATGAAACGGATGATACGCTTGAAAACTATAGTGAGATATTGATTAATAATGCCTTGATGGACCCGTCTGTTCTTGAAACAGAGGGGACGCTGATGTCTTTTTATAAATTCCGGCCTATATCCGAAGAAGAGGCGGAAGACTACGACGAAAAGTACTATGACTCTACCGTCTATATCGAAAGCGAAGATGAGGATGAACCGGTGCGGGTACTTAAAACAGTTTTCCGCATGCCGGACGGACAGTATTATGAATTGGAGCTGATGATTTCCATTCTGGAACGTGATGATATGGTAGAGGCCATTCTTTGGTATCTGGGAGCACTGTTTTTACTTTTTCTGATTTGTACGTCTATAGGTACACGCCTGATATTGCAAAGTGTGTTCCGCCCGCTGCAGCGCCTGCTGGACTGGTTACAACAAATTCAACCGGGGAAAGAGCTTCCGGTGCTGGATAATCCTACGAAGATACGGGAGTTCCAACAGTTGGGAGAGGCAGCTGTGGATATGGGAAATCGTAGTTATAAAGCTTATGAAGAACAGAAGCAGTTTATAGAAAATGCTTCGCATGAGTTGCAGACACCACTTGCCATTGTGCGCGGCAAGGTCGAATTACTTGCAGAGAATGAGTCGATGACCGAGCAACAGTTGAAAGAACTGGATGAAATATACGCTACATTGGGTAGGGCAGTCAGATTGAATAAGTCTTTATTGTTGTTGTCCCGCATTGAGAATGGGCAGTATACCGAAACGGAAGATGTATCTGTAGATGAAGTTTTAGATGAACTATTGCCCGATTTAATGGATATATATGAAGGGAAAAAGATACATCTGGTACGTATAAAGGGAGAAGAACCTTTCGTGATCCGGTGTAACTTGTCTCTGACACAGATTTTGGTTTCCAATTTGGTGAAAAACTCCTTAGTACACAATCATGCGGGGGGAGAGTTGTATATTGAAACGACTCCTTCTTCATTGATTATTAAAAATAGTGGTGAACATCCATTGGATGGAGAAAAGCTATTCCGGCGTTTCTATCGCAGTATCGACGGAAAAAAAGATTCTACAGGTTTGGGGCTTGCCATTGCCCGTTCTATTGCTATTTCTGCTTCTCTCAGTCTGACTTATAAGTGGCAGGAAGGAATGCATCTGTTTTTGCTTGTTAAAGAATCTGAAAAGAAAAGCTAA